One genomic segment of Pandoraea thiooxydans includes these proteins:
- a CDS encoding DMT family transporter, with amino-acid sequence MKKSLVYLTLVLSTLFWGANFNLGKYVVHAMDPLAAAAWRFIAAGAVMAAYTFYKEGIDWAGVRRNLAPLAVMALLGIFGFNVAFFYGLQTTSSVDGSLIMTLNPTITVVLTALVIGDRISWRQVLGLALSFTGVVTVVTGGAWSMLAHFTLGRGNGLILLGNLCWAVYSIVGKRFIRQLSALQTTTATMLIGGAAITGLAMATHGGTLPVPAAPNVAALAVMALFGSVMAYLWWNNGIRTIGPARTAVFFDLVPIFTMVIAISLGEHVTLAQGLGAVFVIGGVLFSSGALDRPATPAQTRLAPSGGQRTC; translated from the coding sequence ATGAAAAAGAGCCTGGTTTATCTGACACTCGTTTTGAGCACGCTTTTCTGGGGCGCCAACTTCAATCTCGGCAAATACGTCGTGCATGCGATGGACCCGCTGGCCGCGGCCGCCTGGCGGTTCATTGCCGCCGGCGCGGTAATGGCGGCCTACACCTTTTACAAGGAGGGGATCGACTGGGCGGGCGTGCGCCGCAATCTGGCGCCGCTGGCCGTGATGGCGCTGCTCGGCATCTTCGGCTTCAACGTGGCGTTTTTCTATGGGCTGCAGACGACCTCGTCGGTCGACGGCTCGCTGATCATGACGCTCAACCCCACCATCACCGTGGTGCTCACCGCGCTGGTGATCGGCGACCGGATCTCGTGGCGCCAGGTGCTGGGCCTCGCGCTCAGTTTCACCGGCGTGGTGACCGTGGTCACCGGCGGCGCATGGAGCATGCTGGCGCATTTCACCCTGGGCCGCGGCAATGGACTGATTCTGCTCGGTAACCTGTGCTGGGCCGTCTACAGCATCGTCGGCAAGCGCTTCATCCGGCAACTGTCGGCGCTGCAGACCACCACGGCGACCATGCTGATCGGCGGTGCGGCAATCACCGGCCTGGCCATGGCCACGCACGGCGGCACGCTGCCGGTGCCGGCCGCGCCGAACGTCGCGGCGCTCGCGGTGATGGCCCTGTTCGGCTCGGTGATGGCCTATCTGTGGTGGAACAACGGCATCCGCACCATCGGCCCGGCGCGCACCGCGGTGTTCTTCGACCTCGTGCCGATCTTCACGATGGTCATCGCCATCAGCCTCGGCGAGCATGTGACCCTGGCGCAAGGGCTCGGCGCGGTATTCGTGATCGGCGGCGTACTGTTTTC
- a CDS encoding LysR family transcriptional regulator — protein MNDWNDLRYFLAVARTGGLSPAAGELAVSPATVSRRIDALEHALGLTLFLRRQTGYLLTDEGERLLASALPVEQAMLGFERQAEGVGKQAEQLSGTVRVAVPETLASYWIAPRLKAFLAQYPKLRVELIVGVNYVNLSRRDADIAVRMAAPTREEEGEYIAQPLGGLPFAAYVAAGISSADQDWRTLPYLAGDDSWSHLAMTKWLRATFAGQPPALASNSMNVQYMAACQGLGVVVLPTFVGDGDARLRRVEPGHHILSRELWMMIHRDLRASGRMSAMREFLTTIFRADHSGITTGAPRPRAR, from the coding sequence ATGAATGACTGGAACGATCTCCGCTATTTCCTGGCGGTGGCCCGTACCGGCGGCCTGTCGCCAGCCGCCGGCGAGCTGGCGGTGAGTCCGGCAACGGTCTCGCGCCGCATCGATGCGCTGGAACATGCGCTGGGCCTGACGCTGTTCCTGCGACGGCAAACCGGCTATCTGCTCACGGACGAGGGCGAGCGCCTGCTGGCGAGCGCCTTGCCGGTCGAACAGGCGATGCTGGGCTTCGAGCGGCAGGCCGAGGGGGTGGGAAAGCAGGCCGAGCAACTGTCGGGCACGGTGCGGGTGGCGGTGCCGGAGACGCTGGCCTCCTACTGGATCGCACCGCGTCTGAAGGCGTTTTTGGCGCAATACCCGAAGCTGCGCGTGGAACTCATCGTCGGCGTGAATTACGTCAACCTGTCGCGCCGCGACGCCGACATCGCCGTGCGCATGGCCGCGCCGACCCGGGAAGAAGAAGGCGAGTACATCGCGCAACCGCTCGGCGGCCTGCCGTTTGCCGCGTATGTCGCGGCCGGCATATCGAGCGCCGACCAGGATTGGCGCACCCTGCCCTATCTGGCCGGCGACGATTCGTGGTCGCACCTGGCCATGACGAAATGGCTGCGCGCCACCTTCGCCGGCCAGCCGCCCGCGCTGGCCAGCAACAGCATGAACGTGCAGTACATGGCAGCCTGCCAGGGGCTCGGCGTGGTGGTGTTGCCGACCTTCGTCGGCGATGGCGACGCCCGTCTGCGGCGCGTCGAGCCGGGCCATCACATTCTGTCGCGCGAGTTATGGATGATGATCCATCGCGACCTGCGCGCCAGTGGGCGCATGAGTGCGATGCGCGAGTTTTTGACGACGATTTTCCGGGCGGACCACAGCGGCATCACGACGGGCGCGCCCCGGCCGCGGGCGCGTTGA
- a CDS encoding cupin domain-containing protein, with protein sequence MAATPNDDLLKISEADASRALASLPVPFAVLFERGDVSVELFAPRGTDTQSPHTRDELYIVSSGSGTFRRADQVCAFTAGDVLFVPAHVEHRFETFSADFRTWVIFFGPEGGNRP encoded by the coding sequence ATGGCGGCAACGCCGAACGACGACCTTCTGAAAATTTCCGAGGCCGACGCCTCGCGTGCGCTGGCGAGCCTGCCGGTGCCGTTTGCCGTGCTGTTCGAGCGGGGCGATGTCTCGGTGGAACTGTTCGCGCCACGCGGGACGGACACGCAGTCGCCGCATACGCGCGACGAGTTGTACATCGTCTCGTCGGGTTCGGGCACCTTTCGCCGCGCCGACCAGGTATGCGCGTTTACCGCCGGTGACGTGCTGTTCGTGCCGGCGCACGTCGAACATCGCTTCGAGACCTTCAGCGCCGACTTTCGGACCTGGGTCATTTTCTTCGGGCCCGAGGGCGGCAATCGCCCCTGA
- a CDS encoding entericidin A/B family lipoprotein: MFKRCIALLLLAGALLSLAGCNTVAGFGQDISDSARTVQHAL; this comes from the coding sequence ATGTTCAAGCGTTGTATCGCATTACTGCTGTTGGCCGGTGCGCTCCTGTCGCTGGCCGGCTGCAACACGGTGGCCGGTTTCGGTCAGGACATTTCGGATTCGGCGCGCACGGTGCAGCACGCGCTGTAA
- a CDS encoding amidohydrolase family protein — protein sequence MKLAKTIICAGLWCGALLAGQTRALARGVDFPLFDTQVHFYSSDFVQFPLHAQHAYMGEAVMTARAAHHPNDPARVDSDWRRMGVAAGVGIQYGAAYRSDNRYLLSVAAHSDGKVTPVVIVDPDTPDAPAELARLAAAHGVAGFRKIGKRAPDGSYPWLASEGMLRLWQVADQARLVVELMPYPRSPDPRFLHDIGQLAERFPHARIVLDHCAWPAPIGAPSYGFDASYAALAQHRNVYLKVTTENFARVHYDKALMRGQVERAVHLFGAGHVMWGSDMGNTMIPYADMVNHALAATAGLSPQARKDVLDETGRRVYAAGR from the coding sequence ATGAAACTCGCAAAGACCATCATTTGCGCCGGCCTGTGGTGCGGTGCGCTGCTGGCGGGACAGACGCGGGCACTGGCCCGCGGCGTGGATTTTCCGCTGTTCGATACGCAGGTCCATTTCTACAGCAGCGATTTCGTGCAGTTCCCGCTGCATGCGCAGCACGCTTATATGGGCGAGGCGGTAATGACCGCGCGCGCGGCCCATCACCCGAACGACCCGGCGCGTGTGGACAGCGACTGGCGGCGCATGGGCGTCGCGGCCGGCGTGGGCATTCAGTACGGCGCCGCGTATCGGAGCGACAACCGTTATCTGCTTTCGGTGGCCGCGCACAGCGACGGCAAGGTCACGCCGGTAGTGATCGTCGATCCCGATACGCCCGATGCGCCCGCCGAGTTGGCGCGGCTGGCCGCAGCCCATGGCGTGGCCGGCTTTCGCAAGATCGGCAAGCGCGCGCCCGATGGCAGTTACCCGTGGCTGGCCAGCGAGGGCATGTTGCGCCTGTGGCAAGTCGCCGACCAGGCGCGTCTGGTGGTCGAACTGATGCCGTATCCGCGCAGCCCGGATCCACGATTCCTGCACGACATCGGCCAGTTGGCCGAGCGCTTCCCGCACGCCAGGATCGTCCTCGACCATTGCGCGTGGCCCGCGCCGATCGGCGCACCCAGCTATGGCTTCGACGCCTCGTATGCCGCCCTGGCCCAGCATCGCAATGTCTATCTGAAGGTGACCACCGAGAACTTCGCGCGGGTGCATTACGACAAGGCTTTGATGCGGGGGCAAGTCGAGCGCGCCGTGCATCTGTTCGGCGCCGGGCATGTGATGTGGGGCTCCGACATGGGCAACACGATGATTCCGTATGCCGACATGGTCAACCATGCGCTTGCAGCCACCGCCGGCCTCAGCCCGCAGGCGCGCAAAGACGTGCTGGACGAAACCGGTCGCCGTGTCTACGCTGCCGGGCGCTGA
- a CDS encoding MFS transporter: protein MEATLNAPARPALTQRQVVAAIAFSGLGWAFDLFDLFILLYVAPILAKVFFPSGQQMLSLAGVYAAFTATLIMRPVGGYLFGRYADKNGRRRSMVVAATGVGLSTALMGTLPTVAVIGGLATVLFLALRLIQGVFMGGMVASTHTLGTESISPGRRGLASGIISGGGSGVGKLFASLAFLLVSAVFHGPSFQVWGWRVMFFTGLISSFLGLFVFTRLHESPLWEALQQDAKHGRSASPAQAVESSRLGHFMPTILLCIVLTTAGGGLSYLTSGYLPTFMKLVDHVKPTDLGLILSMAALVVIASSVLAGYLSDVMGRRRAMAVYGVVSLIAIPLLYHGLSMTTDLRMIGLYAVLLSGVGTFCYAPLLIVLNERFPTALRSSGTAISWNIGFALGGSMPVIVSLLARLSANLSVALAISTGLLAALYLIGVYLVPAKKNLMG, encoded by the coding sequence TTGGAAGCAACGCTCAACGCGCCGGCACGCCCGGCGCTGACACAGCGGCAGGTCGTTGCGGCCATCGCCTTTTCAGGCCTTGGCTGGGCCTTCGATCTATTCGATCTTTTCATTCTGCTGTATGTCGCGCCGATTCTGGCCAAGGTTTTCTTCCCGTCGGGGCAGCAGATGCTGTCGCTGGCCGGTGTGTATGCCGCCTTCACGGCGACCCTTATCATGCGTCCGGTGGGTGGCTATCTGTTCGGCCGCTATGCCGACAAAAACGGCCGCAGGCGCTCGATGGTGGTGGCCGCCACTGGCGTGGGCCTGTCGACCGCGTTGATGGGCACGCTGCCGACCGTGGCGGTGATCGGCGGCCTGGCCACCGTGCTGTTTCTCGCACTGCGGCTGATTCAAGGCGTTTTCATGGGCGGCATGGTGGCCTCCACTCATACGCTGGGCACCGAGTCGATCTCGCCAGGCCGGCGCGGCCTCGCCTCGGGGATCATCTCCGGCGGCGGCTCGGGTGTGGGCAAGCTGTTCGCCTCGCTGGCCTTCCTGCTGGTCAGCGCCGTGTTTCACGGCCCGAGCTTCCAGGTGTGGGGCTGGCGTGTGATGTTCTTCACCGGGCTGATCAGTTCGTTCCTGGGCTTGTTCGTATTTACGCGCCTGCATGAATCGCCGCTGTGGGAGGCGTTGCAGCAAGACGCGAAGCATGGGCGCAGTGCCTCGCCGGCGCAGGCCGTTGAGTCGTCCCGGCTCGGTCATTTCATGCCGACCATACTGCTGTGCATTGTGCTGACCACCGCGGGCGGCGGCTTGTCGTACCTCACCTCGGGCTACCTGCCGACTTTCATGAAACTGGTCGATCACGTCAAGCCGACCGATCTGGGACTCATTCTCAGCATGGCCGCGCTCGTGGTGATTGCCTCCTCGGTGCTGGCCGGCTATCTGTCCGACGTGATGGGCCGACGGCGCGCGATGGCCGTGTACGGCGTGGTGTCGCTGATCGCCATTCCGTTGCTGTATCACGGCCTGTCGATGACCACCGATCTGCGCATGATCGGCCTGTATGCGGTATTGCTCAGCGGCGTCGGCACGTTCTGTTACGCGCCGCTGCTGATCGTGCTCAACGAGCGCTTCCCGACCGCGCTGCGCTCGAGCGGCACGGCGATCTCATGGAACATCGGCTTCGCCCTCGGCGGCTCGATGCCGGTCATTGTCTCGCTGCTCGCCCGCCTGTCGGCGAACCTTTCCGTCGCGCTGGCGATTTCAACGGGACTGCTCGCCGCGCTCTATCTGATCGGCGTGTATCTGGTGCCGGCCAAAAAGAACCTGATGGGATAA